The following are encoded together in the Desulfococcus multivorans genome:
- a CDS encoding ABC transporter substrate-binding protein has translation MTRKAMIILMAGGLLWWAVALNPGSLAAETLNYRLKWLFNTSTVGDIYADAHGYFEREGLDVAVKAGGPERDAIRELELGYAQFGVASADQVIRALSKGARVVVLAQLFQVNPLQWIHRQTAPPIRSLSDLRGRVIGITYGGNDETIMKTLLAKGGLSEQDVSFFSVRYDFTPFYTGKADLWPVYRNSQGPVLMKKLGEAGETISFFDPSAFGVHFVANSVVTAERMMKERPELVRRFTRALLSAWRDALDPDNAAGALTVLARYDRETPPDILKAQLDLTRDLIVNKENGTVGGIDAEAWQQTEAVMLDQGLIPGPVSVEKALSPQ, from the coding sequence ATGACCCGAAAGGCGATGATAATATTGATGGCGGGAGGACTGCTCTGGTGGGCCGTCGCCCTGAATCCGGGAAGCCTCGCGGCGGAAACGCTCAACTACCGCCTCAAGTGGCTTTTCAACACGAGCACGGTGGGGGACATCTACGCCGATGCCCACGGCTATTTCGAACGCGAGGGACTGGATGTCGCCGTCAAGGCCGGCGGACCCGAGCGCGACGCCATCCGGGAGCTGGAGCTGGGCTACGCCCAGTTCGGGGTCGCCTCGGCGGATCAGGTGATCCGGGCGCTTTCCAAGGGGGCCCGGGTGGTGGTCCTGGCCCAGCTCTTCCAGGTCAATCCCCTCCAGTGGATCCACCGGCAGACGGCACCGCCCATTCGATCCCTGTCGGACCTCAGGGGCCGCGTCATCGGCATCACATACGGGGGCAACGATGAAACCATCATGAAAACCCTCCTGGCCAAAGGGGGACTTTCAGAGCAGGACGTCTCCTTTTTCAGCGTCCGGTATGATTTTACCCCCTTCTATACGGGAAAGGCCGATCTGTGGCCGGTCTATCGCAATTCCCAGGGGCCCGTTCTGATGAAAAAACTGGGGGAGGCCGGCGAGACGATCTCGTTTTTTGACCCGTCGGCGTTCGGGGTTCATTTCGTGGCCAACTCCGTGGTGACCGCCGAGCGGATGATGAAGGAGCGTCCGGAGCTGGTCCGGCGCTTCACCCGGGCGCTTCTGTCGGCGTGGCGGGACGCTCTCGATCCCGACAACGCCGCCGGGGCGCTGACCGTGCTTGCACGGTATGACAGGGAAACGCCCCCGGACATCCTGAAAGCGCAGCTGGATCTGACCCGCGACCTCATCGTCAACAAGGAAAACGGCACGGTCGGCGGGATCGACGCCGAGGCATGGCAACAGACCGAGGCCGTCATGCTCGACCAGGGGCTCATTCCAGGACCCGTGTCCGTGGAGAAGGCGCTGAGCCCGCAATGA
- a CDS encoding EFR1 family ferrodoxin (N-terminal region resembles flavodoxins. C-terminal ferrodoxin region binds two 4Fe-4S clusters.): MVQALIVYCSPAGSTRRVAHVMETTLKDLDIPCTTADVGTSGGREAAARAVQDMGKSTCLFVGSPVYANHPVPPISAFLERLPEGTGAAAVPFVTWGGASSGVALYDMGSILSAKGLRLMGAAKVMAVHSLMWRAENPVGEGRPNEADDQKIRELTASVIRKMTDGDHGKGIPLGDLDYQPAEFREELAAASLEKARGHMPQRTVHEDRCTQCGLCVEVCPTEAVELSPFPVFSDRCIFCFNCVKECPEDAIVADMSKSEKMVRSRAERFDERPRTRIFL; this comes from the coding sequence ATGGTTCAAGCTCTTATCGTCTATTGCTCCCCGGCGGGGTCGACCCGCCGCGTGGCCCATGTCATGGAGACGACCCTGAAGGATCTCGATATACCGTGCACCACGGCGGACGTCGGCACGTCCGGCGGTCGCGAAGCCGCTGCCCGTGCGGTTCAGGACATGGGGAAATCCACCTGTCTTTTTGTCGGTTCCCCCGTCTACGCCAACCATCCCGTTCCGCCGATATCGGCATTCCTCGAGCGCCTGCCCGAAGGCACCGGTGCGGCCGCCGTGCCGTTTGTCACCTGGGGCGGTGCCAGCAGCGGCGTCGCCCTCTACGACATGGGATCGATTCTTTCGGCCAAGGGGCTTCGCCTGATGGGTGCGGCCAAGGTCATGGCGGTTCACTCGCTCATGTGGCGTGCGGAAAACCCCGTGGGGGAGGGACGCCCCAACGAGGCGGACGACCAGAAGATCCGGGAGTTGACAGCGTCGGTCATTCGGAAGATGACCGACGGGGATCACGGCAAAGGCATCCCCCTTGGGGATCTCGATTACCAACCGGCTGAATTCCGTGAGGAACTGGCGGCGGCGAGCCTGGAAAAAGCCAGGGGACACATGCCCCAACGGACGGTTCACGAAGACCGGTGCACCCAGTGCGGCCTCTGTGTAGAGGTTTGCCCCACGGAGGCCGTTGAACTCTCGCCGTTTCCCGTCTTCAGCGACCGATGCATCTTTTGCTTCAATTGCGTGAAGGAATGTCCCGAGGATGCCATTGTCGCCGATATGTCGAAGTCGGAGAAGATGGTCCGGTCGCGCGCCGAACGCTTTGACGAGCGTCCGCGGACCCGGATATTCCTGTAG
- a CDS encoding ABC transporter substrate-binding protein — MRKKWIMPAIAAVLMLFSTASAAEKLTLMLDWFPNVDHLPIYVARDRGLFEMAGIDVRIVSPSETADALKLAVSGQVDLAVSYQPQTVIAAAEGMDVIAVGRLIEHPLTTLLFLKGKGIEAPPDLSGKRIGYTVPGLMDVMLHAFASLNGVRDYTSVNVGFAVLQSLAAGRVDAVMGPFKTYETVEMAHRGYDVGYFELEKYGIPDYDELIFVCSRNTLNLKEKAVKGFIRAVDVAIGQVRSNPERAFQEYLKAVPEANPETEADAFRLTLPYFAANQNHDPLRWQAFADFALQYKLIGKPVNGASLLRNFDE; from the coding sequence ATGAGAAAGAAATGGATCATGCCGGCAATCGCCGCCGTTCTGATGCTCTTTTCCACGGCGTCAGCCGCGGAGAAACTCACCCTGATGCTGGACTGGTTTCCCAATGTGGATCATCTGCCGATCTATGTGGCCCGTGATCGGGGGCTTTTCGAGATGGCCGGGATCGACGTCAGGATCGTGAGCCCCTCCGAAACCGCCGACGCCTTGAAGCTGGCGGTCTCGGGACAGGTGGATCTGGCTGTTTCCTACCAGCCCCAGACCGTAATCGCAGCCGCCGAAGGTATGGATGTCATCGCCGTGGGGCGTCTCATCGAACATCCCCTTACGACGCTCCTTTTCCTCAAAGGAAAAGGCATCGAGGCCCCGCCTGACCTGTCCGGAAAACGCATCGGCTACACCGTTCCCGGGCTCATGGACGTGATGCTCCATGCCTTTGCATCCCTGAACGGGGTCCGGGATTACACGTCGGTGAACGTGGGGTTTGCCGTCCTGCAGTCCCTTGCGGCCGGCAGGGTCGATGCGGTCATGGGGCCTTTCAAGACCTACGAAACGGTGGAGATGGCCCACCGCGGCTATGATGTCGGCTATTTCGAGCTGGAAAAATACGGCATCCCCGACTATGATGAATTGATTTTCGTCTGCAGCCGGAATACATTGAACCTGAAGGAAAAAGCGGTGAAAGGATTCATCCGTGCGGTGGATGTGGCCATCGGCCAGGTCCGCAGCAACCCGGAAAGGGCGTTTCAGGAGTATCTGAAAGCGGTACCCGAGGCGAACCCCGAGACCGAAGCCGACGCCTTCCGCCTCACCCTGCCCTATTTTGCCGCAAACCAGAACCATGATCCGCTGCGATGGCAGGCGTTTGCCGATTTCGCCCTGCAGTACAAGCTGATCGGGAAGCCGGTGAACGGCGCCTCGCTGCTCCGGAATTTCGATGAATAG
- a CDS encoding ABC transporter permease → MTPGRLVPPALIVVFLAVWEAACRYLAVPDFILPAPSRIGIVAVENAPLLLSHAGTTLLEILLGIALSVAVAVPVATAMFSHPAVERSLTPLLVASQAVPVFAVAPLLVVWFGYGIVSKVLMAAVIIFFPITVSLLEGFKGCDREYRILFRLMGAGFRQTLRLLWWPWALPNFFTGLKVGVSVATIGAVIGEWVGAQHGLGYLMIQANARLRVDLVFAAILYLSVMGLGLWAAVDAIGRRAVAWKVKKA, encoded by the coding sequence ATGACCCCCGGTAGGCTTGTACCCCCGGCTTTGATCGTCGTCTTTCTGGCGGTGTGGGAGGCGGCATGCCGATACCTCGCCGTTCCCGATTTTATCCTCCCGGCGCCGTCCCGGATCGGCATCGTCGCGGTGGAAAACGCCCCATTGCTGCTGTCCCATGCCGGGACGACGCTCCTGGAGATTCTTCTGGGCATAGCGCTTTCGGTGGCGGTCGCCGTACCGGTGGCGACGGCCATGTTTTCACACCCCGCCGTCGAGCGCTCCCTGACGCCGCTTCTGGTTGCCTCCCAGGCCGTACCCGTCTTTGCCGTGGCGCCCCTGCTGGTGGTCTGGTTCGGCTACGGCATCGTCAGCAAGGTCCTGATGGCCGCCGTCATCATCTTTTTCCCCATCACCGTAAGCCTCCTCGAGGGGTTCAAGGGGTGCGACCGGGAATATCGCATCCTTTTCAGGCTGATGGGCGCCGGTTTCCGGCAGACCCTTCGCCTCCTCTGGTGGCCGTGGGCCCTGCCGAATTTCTTCACCGGCCTCAAGGTGGGCGTCTCCGTGGCCACCATCGGCGCGGTGATCGGCGAATGGGTGGGGGCCCAGCATGGGCTCGGCTATCTGATGATCCAGGCCAACGCCCGACTGCGCGTGGACCTGGTCTTTGCGGCCATTCTCTATCTGTCCGTCATGGGGCTTGGACTGTGGGCCGCCGTGGACGCCATCGGCAGGCGCGCCGTGGCCTGGAAAGTCAAAAAAGCGTAG